Sequence from the Sphingobacteriaceae bacterium GW460-11-11-14-LB5 genome:
CGAAAGCCAGATTATAGAAACCACACCAGGTATTTTAATGCTGAATATGCGCGATAACCGCGGCAGCTTTAGAAGTGTAGCCACAACGGCTGATATGGGTAAAACCTGGGTAGAACACCATACTTCGTACAATGCATTGCCTGATCCGGTTTGCATGGCCAGTTTCATTAAAGCCATGGTGATGGTAAAAGGTAAGGAAAAAGAAGTGGTATTTTTTGGGAACGATAATACGCAAGCCAACCGTTACAATTTAACCATAAAAGCAAGTTTAGATTTGGGGGAAAGCTGGAATAAGAAAAATGAACTCTTGGTAGATGATCGAAAGTTTTATGGTTATTCCTCATTAACGAAGATTGATGACCAGACCATTGGCTTTTTCTACGAAGGCTTAAAAGATTTATACTTTGTGCGTATTCCGGTGAGTGAAATCGTAAAATAGACCTTATGAAAGCTTTTTTCGGGTTAATAACAGGACTGATCTTTTTGATCAGCGGCAATATTTATGCGCAAAAAGTAAAGGTTGCCTGTGTCGGGAATTCCGTAACGGCGGGTTATTTATTGCCTAATCCAAAACAAGAATCTTATCCGGCGCAATTGCAGCAGCTTTTGGGCGATCAATATCTGGTCGGTAATTTCGGCCATAGCGGAGCTACCTTGTTGAAAAAAGGCCATAATCCTTATTTTAAAACCAAAGAATTTAATGATGCACTAAACTTTCAGGCGGATATTGTCATTATTCATCTCGGTTTAAATGATACCGATCCCCGTAACTGGCCAAATTATAAAGGCGATTTTCAAGCTGATTACCAATGGCTGATCGATAGCTTGAAAAAAGGAAACCCAAAGCTTAAAATTTATTGCTGCAAACTAAGCCCGATTTTTAGCGGTCATCCAAGATTTAAGTCGGGAACACGCGATTGGTATGGGCAGGCTCAGGATAAAATTGAAGGGGTTGCAAAGGCAAATCAATTTGAACTGATCGACCTCAATAATGCTTTAAATAACCGCCCGGAGCTTTTTGCCGATAATCTCCATCCTGATATTAATGGCGCTGGTATTATTGCAAAAACGGTATATGCACATATTACCGGAAATTTTGGAGGCTTTAAATTAAATACACTATTTGCTGACCATATGGTTTTGCAGCGCGACCGGCCGATCCCGGTTTATGGAACAGCCAATGCTGGTGATTGGATTGAAGTCCAGTTTAACCACATTACCCGGCGAACAATAACCGATCGAAATGGCCAATGGAAAGTGTTTTTTAAACCGATGAAATTTGGTGGGCCATACCTGCTTAAAGTTAAGTCAAATCAACATGCTGTTTGGTTAAAAGATGTGATGATTGGCGATGTATGGTTGTGTTCGGGGCAATCGAATATGGCCTTTCCGTTAAAATCATCGGCTACCGCTCAGGCTACCTTAAGCCGGCTAAACAAAAATCTCCCGGTTAGATTATTGAAGTATAATCTACTGGCCGAAACAGATAACATTGCCTGGGATGAAAAAACATTAAAGCAGGTAAATGAACTCAATTATTTCGCTGGAACCTGGGCTAAACCCGATGAAAATAATGTCGGTAGTTTTTCAGCCGTTGCTTATTATTTTGGAGAAAAAGTTGTCTCAAATACGCAAATCCCAATTGGGCTCATTCAAATGGCCGTTGGCGGTTCAACGCTCGAATCGTGGATGGATCGAAAAACATTAGAACATGATAATTTGCTGGTTGATTTGTTGGCTAACTGGCGGAAATCGGATTTTATCCAGGATTGGGTAAGGGGCAGGGCAAATGTAAACCTCAAAAATGCATTGATCCCGAAACAACGGCACCCTTACGAACCAGCCTATAATTATGAAGCCGGGATTTCTAATTTAATCGGCTTTCCAATAAAAGGTGTGATTTGGTACCAGGGAGAGAGCAATGCACATAATATTGAGCTTTATAATCACGAATTTCCATTATTGGTTAAAAGCTGGCGTGAAAAATGGAATGGTAACTTTCCTTTTTATAGTGTTCAGCTGTCTTCTATCGATCGTCCTTCCTGGCCCTTTTTTAGGGATGCACAACGAAAACTGCAGGCTGTTATTCCCAATTCAGGTATGGCCGTGAGCTCTGATCTGGGCGATTCGCTTAATGTTCATCCTACACATAAAAAAGAGATAGGCGAACGCCTGGCTTTACTCGCCTTAAAAAATACTTACCATCAAAATATTTCAGCTATTGGCCCTGTTGCAGTGAAAGCTGTACGTAAGGGAAATACCATCATGATCAACTTTAGCCATGCCAAAAGGCTGATGTTGGGCAATGGGCCGGTTTTAAAAGGTTTTGAAGTAGCGGATGAAAAGGGAAATCACCTTCCCATCAGAGCGACTATCATTAATAACCAGGTACATTTAATTGTTCCTGCTCAACTGAAAATCAAGCAGGTTTTATATGCCTGGCAACCTTTTACCAGGGCTAATTTAATTAACGAAGCCAAACTACCAGCTTCCACATTTTCCATTTCCATCAATTAAATCTACATGAGTTATACGACCCAAGCACTGCAAAAACTTGCTGCATTTTATAAAAACCAGTTGTTAAATAATACCGTTCCTTTTTGGTTTCCAAGATCGTTTGATCAGGAACACGGCGGTTATCTGTTTATGCGCGATCGTGACGGAAGTTTAATCGATGATGATAAAGCGGTATGGATTCAGGGGCGCGCCGCATGGTTGTTATCTACCCTTTGTAATACCATTGAACCTAAACAAGCGTGGCTTGATGGCGCAAAATCCGGAATAGATTTTTTAAATAACCATTGTTTTGATAGCGACGGACAGATGTTTTTTCATGTAACCCGTGAGGGGCAGCCGATTCGCAAAAGACGCTATTATTTCTCTGAAACTTTTGCGGTGATTGCCAATGCAGCCTATGCAAAAGCCAGCGGTGATGAAGCTGCAGCTGAAAAAGCAAGATATCTGTTTGGGAAATGTATCGAATACGCCACAACACCAGGATTATTGCCTGCAAAATTTACAGGAACGCGTCCGGTAAAAGGGATAGGTGTACCCATGATTATGATGAATACCGCCCAGCAGTTGAGGGAAACCGTTGGCGATCCGCGTTGTGATGAATGGATTTCAACCTGGATTGAAGAAATCAAAAACGATTTTGTGAAAGATGATATCCAGTGTGTGATGGAACAGGTCGCACCAGATGGCTCCATAATCGATCATATCGATGGAAGAACATTAAATCCTGGTCATGCCATAGAAGGCGCCTGGTTTATCTTACACGAAGCAAAATACCGCAATAACGATCCCGAATTAATTAAATTAGGCTGTAAAATGCTCGATTATATGTGGGCGCGTGGCTGGGACAAAGAATATGGTGGGATTTTATACTTTAAAGATGTGTACAACAAACCTGTTCAGGAGTATTGGCAGGATATGAAATTCTGGTGGCCACAAAACGAAACGATTATTGCCACATTATTGGCTTATACCTTAACCGGTGATGAAAAATATGCGCGCTGGCATAAAATGGTTCATGATTACGCTTACGATAAATTTCATGATCAGGAACATGGAGAATGGTTTGGTTACCTGCATCGCGATGGTACGGTAGCGCAGACAGCGAAAGGCAACCTGTTTAAAGGGCCATTTCATTTGCCAAGACAGGAATGGTATTGTGCACAGTTATTGCAGGGAATGGGTTACTAAATAAAACACAAAAGCCATCATTGCTGACGGCTTTTGTGTTGATTCAAACTTCAATTTTTACAAGTGTCGATCCTGTTCAGCAATTTGCATATCATTTATACTGGCATAACGTTTCTGCATTAAGCCATTTTCGTCAAACTCCCATAACTCATTGCCATAGCTGCGGTACCACTGGCCAGCCTCGTTATGCCATTCGTATTCAAATCTTACTGCTATGCGGTTTTCGGTGAACGACCATAATTCTTTTCTGAGCTTATAATCCAGTTCCTTTTCCCATTTGCCCGATAAAAAGGCTTTTACCTCTTCACGACCATTAATAAATTCGCTTCGGTTGCGCCATTCTGTATTGATGGTGTAGGCCATACATACCCGCCCGGGATCGCGTGAGTTCCAGGCATCTTCGGCCATTTGTACTTTCTGTACTGCAGTTTCATGGGTAAATGGTGGTAGCGGTGGTTTTTGTTCCATTGTTCTAAAATTTTTTGATAGATAACACTTAAATCCAATTTATTTATGTTTGCTTTTCTGCTTATTTAGGTAAAGTTGCCAGAAATTTAAGGATTTCATCTCCAATTTCAACAACATGCGATTCTAAAGCGAAATGGCCGGTATTGTAAAATTTCACCTTTGCATCGGGTTGGTCTTTTTTATAGGCTTCTGCACCAGCAGGTAAAAAGAAAGGATCTTTATTGCCCCAAACAGCTAGTATTTTTGGCTTGTATGTTCTAAAATATTCCTGAAATTTAGGATATAAGGCCACATTATTTTTATAATCCTTAAAAAGATCAAGCTGAATTTCGGCCACACCCGGACGATCGAGAAAATACTGATCTAATGTGTAAGATTCCGGTGCAATAACCGAAGGATCATTCACCCCTGTCAAATATTGTGATTGAGTTGCTTCAAGGGTTAGAAAGTCTCTTAATGCCGCTCTGTTTGCTTGAGTGTCGTTTTCCCAGTAACGTCGGATCGGGTTCCAGCCTTCACTAAGCCCTTCTACATAGGCATTGCCGTTTTGTGAAATGATGCCCGTAATTTTTTCGGGATTTGCCAGTGCGAGACGATATCCGGTCGGTGCACCATAATCAAAAACATATATGGCGAATCGTTTAAGTTTTAATTCATCTACAAACGTCTGCATGGTTTTAGCCAGATTATCGAAAGTGTAATCAAATGTAGTGCGCTCAGGTAGATCGCTATAACCAAAACCTGGCAGATCGGGTGCAATAACATGATACTTTTTGCTCAGGATGGGGATGAGATTACGAAACATATGCGATGAGCTGGGGAAACCGTGAAGTAATAACACCGTTGGGGCGCCCAGCGGACCTGCTTCCCGATAAAATACATTCAAACCATTTATACTTACGCGGCGATAATGAACATTTGCTGTTTCTGAAGCAGATTTGCTTGTTGTTGAAATAGATTGTGCCATGAGGTTTGATTTTCCAAATACAACAGCCATTATTAATGCTGACCAAATTAATTTTTTCATTTTTTGTTTCTTTTCAAAAAAACTATCAACGATATTTGATTATTAAAAATGATTTATTAAGATGTTAATTATCATAATTTGTGATTTATGAATACCAATGATTTAAATTTGTTCGAAGCAGTTGCCCATCATGGTAGTTTTACCAGGGCTGCTGAAGCCATGTTTACAGTACAGTCGAACGTTACTGCCCGTATCAAAAATCTGGAAGAAGAATTCGGCACGCCATTGTTTACCAGAACATCGAGAAAGGTAGCGCTAACAGCTGCAGGTGAAACATTGATGCAGTACAGCAAGCAGCTTAACCACATCATTAGCGAAGCAAAGAGGGCTATTGGTAAAAGTGATTTGGTTAGAGGGCAGATCAAAATTGGCTTTTTGGAGACGATGATGACGATTAAGGGACCGGAGCTGGTTAACGAACTTGCGGCTAAATTTCCTTTTGTTGAGCTAGAATTTAAATCGGCCATGCGCCCGACCCTTTTAAATGATGTAATAAATTATAGGCTCGATGCGGCATTTGTGCCAGCTCCAATAGATGTTCAGGAATTGCATCAGATCAAAATCAAAGAAGAAGAAATTGTTGTGGTTGCGCCGGGCGACTGCAAAACGCTTGACGATTTATTGAATAAGAAACCGGTAAAAACGATAGTGTTCGATCAGGGCTGTGTATTTAGGGCCAGGCTCGAATCGTGGCTGGTAAGCAAGGGGATTGATCAATATCATAAAACGGTTATGAATTCGATAGAAGGTGTAGTTAATTTTATTGAATCAGGTATTGGCTTTAGTTTTTTGCCTAAAGAAATTATCTCCAGCTTTTATCGTGGTAAAAATATCAAAACTTTTGCCCTTCCGCGCGAACTTGGATTAATGACTACCCTTTTTGTTTATCGTAAAGATTTACCACTTACACCCGCTTTGCAAGGATTTATTAGCCTTTTTGAGGAAGGTAACAAGAATTGAATTAGTTGTTAAACAAAAAAAGCCATCATTGCTGATGGCTTTTTTTGTTCGATTTTTTTTGTGTACTCGGGGCGGGAATCGAACTGTGGTCTTAACCCCTTGATATACAGATATGTTTTATTCTGAAAGGCTAGAACGCACGAATGACGCGCTCGGGCCAATAGACAGGATCTTAAATTACTTACTATTCAAAGCCTGCATTACTTAAAAAATGATCTCAAAGTACTACAATCCTTATCAACCCAAAGATACAAATTCCTATTCCAATTTCATGCGGCAAATAAGAATTCGTCTGATAATAAAACTCCGGAAATCGAGCACCATATAGTCCTGTTCCATTTTTACGACTTTGCATAAAAGCTCTTAATTCAAGTTCGCGCTTGACCAGATAGAGGTTCAATTTTAGGTAAAATTGTTTTACGGGATTCAGGTAAATAAAGCGCTAAATAGTGTAAACATTTTTATCAATCATGTCCTTCAGAAATCCTTCCATTTTTTCCAACAACGAGATTGATTCCTCTATTTCCTTTGTTGTAAAGGTAGCCATACCGGCTACTGCGTATTTCGGCAAAAGTGTACACGCGTTTCGCATTTATGCTGACACTCTATTTCGCTGCAAACTGACGAGCTGTTTCGGACCAAACTGACGGTGCTGATCTTTGGATCAGAATTTCTTCTCTTGGCAATTCCATTTAATTTTATAAGTTCAGGCTAAATAAAAGGCTCAGGCGTTAATTACTACTAGATGCAATCTTCGATCTGTCTGGTGGGGTTTGGATGCTGTGGCGCGTCTTTTAGGTGTAATTCCTCTATGGTTTTCAATTAAAGAGCCGTTGTTGACCTTAGGGGATAGGTTGGATGTGAACCTGAATTAGATGAATCTGGTTGCTCCAGGAAGAAGGAAATTTGAGGTCGAGGCCTGTTTTTGTTCAGAGGGAAAGGGACATTTTAGACAGCCGCCCGGCAATCAAATTCGCGTACAGTTTGGCCCGAAATGGATTGACCAGTTTCATTGAAATATGCAGTATTGTGAAGGGAAGTTTAGAACATACGCTATTGATTCAATATTTTTAAGTAACACATTGGGTATAAATGAAAATGGGCTTCTCAAATTTGAGAAGCCTACTAACCTTGGGACGTTAGTCCCGTCCAGTACTCGGGACGGGAATCGAATCCGCACGCCTTTGAAAGCATCCCGACTTAGGTCGGGACGCGTCCATCAGTTCCACTATCAACCATTAGCCTTTCGGTCTATAAGAAATGACTATAAACAAAAAAACCTTTCATTTCTGAAAGGTTTTTGTTCGATTTTTTTTGTGTACTCGGGGCGGGAATCGAACCCGCAGGCCTTTGAAAGCATCCCGACTTAGGTCGGGACGCGTCCACCAGTTCCACTATCAACCATTAGCCTTTCGGTCTATAAGAAATGACTGTAAACAAAAAAACCTTTCATTTCTGAAAGGTTTTCGTTCGATTTTTTTGTGTACTCGGGGCGGGAATCGAACCCGCACGCCTTTGAAAGCACAGGATTTTAAGTCCTGCGTGTCTACCAGTTCCACCACCCGAGCATTAGCCTGTTCCGAAATCCTTCGGTAGGTTAACTTTAAAATAAATGCCTTCTGTGAGGAAGGCATTTAGAGCGAAAGACGAGATTCGAACTCGCGACCCCGACCTTGGCAAGGTCGTGCTCTACCAACTGAGCTACTTTCGCAAATGAATACTTGTTGTATTCCTTTGGGGTTGCAAATATAGAAATTAAACTTTCCAAATCAAAAAAATAAAATAAATTTTTTGAATAAAATGCTTAGTGCTTCAAAATCAAAGGGATAAAAATAAGGTTTGCTATGAAATGATTTTCTTATTGGTGGATTCTAAATAATAGCACGGTTATTCTATATTGTATAATCTAATACCATGAAAACAGATCAAATTCTTGTTTATCACACTAAAGATGGTGAAACAAAAATAGTCGTAAGGCTTGAAAATGAAACAATTTGGCTTACCTAGATCCAGATTGTTGGACTTTTTCAGCGTAGCGAGGCAAACTTAGCGAACATATTAAACATATTTTTCAATCCTAGGAACTGGATAAAGAATCAACTGTTCGGAATTTCCGAACAGTTAGAGAAGAAGGAGAAAGAAAGGTAAATAGGGATTTAATGTATTCTAGTCTTGATTTAATCATATCGGTAGGATATTGTGTCAATTCTATAAGGGGTATATAATTTCATATCTGGACAAATAAAGTGTTAATGATTGCAGAGAGTGAGATCAGGATTGAAAGATCATTTAGCGTTTTTAGAATGGTAATCGTCTATTTCTTTGTGGTTTATAAATAAAATCGCTATTTTAGTGTATCTAAATTCTGGGGCTCGAGATCGGATGGTGGTTACCATGGTTATGCCTCTTCATAACAGGGACTGCCGATTTAGCTATGTCTTTAGGTGCTAGCTTCAAAAACTATGGCAATTAGATTTAAAGATATCAAGCCCGGCCCCCAGACTCATGTAATGATTATCGGGGTTGGCCATTATCCATACCTTACAGGGGGTGACGAGGAAAAGGTACAGACCTTTGCCTTGGCCAAGGGACTTGGACAGTTGGATTCTACCGTGATTTCGGCACATGCCTTTTATGATGAGGTAATGGCGCTTCAAACAAGCAGTTCGTGGATCTCACCCCTTGGTAGTGTTGAGCTTTTGACCGATGGGGTAGAAGAGGCAACCAGGGCGAATGTGGAAAGAGCATATTGGGAATGGAAAGAGCGCTGCAGTTCCCATGAGGATAATGTAGCGGTATTCTACTATGCCGGACATGGCTTTGGGATGCCGCAGGAGCAATACCTTGTCCTGTCAGATTTTGGAAGGTTTCCTGCAAATCCCTGGAATTCATGTATTCCCTTTAGTGCTACCCGAATGGCCTTTCATGCCTGTAGGGCAAAGACCCAGCTTTTTTTCGTGGATGCCTGCCGGTCCGTAACTGCCGATGTGATGAGAAATACGATCGTAGTGCCCAATGTGGATGTGATTGATAATCTTCAGTCTGAGTGCATCCATAACCTGACTGTCCTCGGATCTGCTGCAAATGAGCAGGCATTCGGGATCAAGGGCGGAACAAGTTATTTTCTCGAAGCTATCTTAAGTGGATTGAGAGGCTTTGGCGCGGAAAACGGTGCGGAATGTATCATCTCAACGGCAGATTTTCCGCCGAATATCAACAATTGGCTCTCCCTTGCGCAGCGAAAGGATTCATCAGCCCAGCGTTGTACCGCAACGATCAATAAGCCAGGGAATTTCATTAAGCTGCCCAAGCATCCCGATGCCGAACTTGAACTGGACTGTATTCCGGCCGATGCAGTGCCGTTGGCAAGTTTCACTTATATGGGGGCAGCTGGAAGCCAGAGTCGGGCCCCGGAAGTTGCGCCCTGGAAGGTAAAGATTCCAGCAGGGATCTATCAGATGTCCGTCAATTTTACCGTTCCACATTACCAGAACAAAACGGATTTCAAAAAGGTGGTCGCACCCGGAATCAGGCAGATTTTTAACGTTAAAGTCGAACTGTAATGGCAGGAAATAATAAGATCAGGATTTTTGGAGATGTATCCTCTAAAAATGATTTTGCACTTAAAACGGCAAAACAGGTTGAGCTCCTGGATGAAAATCTTAACCGGGTGCAGTCCAAATGGATTACCGGAAACAGTTTTAACTATCTCGATGTTGATCCCGCGCTTTACGTGGTAAAACTTTCTTTTTCAACCGGTGAGCAGTATAGTAAGGTTGTAGATGTTCGTGAGGGAGGCGATAAATCAGTAGACTTTGATCTTGAGGACCTCGTGGAAAAAGACAAAGCTTTCTCCGGTCCCCAGGAGATGGATTTTATACTTTCCGAAGAAAGCAATCTGGAAATGCATGCACCTTCAGGAACTTCGGGAGGAATTGATCTGGATAATGATAAATCTGGAAGCATCTTCAAGTATGAAATAGACCGAAGTGTTCAGTTCCAGCTCAAGCGTCTTTACCTTCATGCGGGTAATTTTCTTCCCGAGACCATCATCACCTTCAGCGATTCTGAGCTAAGGGATGGACCTTTGAATCATGATTTTTTTAGCGGTAAAACCACTTTGTTGCTCCTCGAGTCCAACCGCTATGAACCGATCCTGCTTTGCTGTCCGTTCAATCAGCATATGTCCGTACAGATCAGGCTTAATCCGATTGAAGAGAAGTCAATTCCCATCGAGATTAAACTGATGTCCGAAAACTCTATTGCAGAATCACTCTTGAATCTGATGAGCAATGGCAGTATGATCCAGGCAGAGTCATTTTTTGATGGGGCAGTG
This genomic interval carries:
- a CDS encoding sialate O-acetylesterase, which produces MKAFFGLITGLIFLISGNIYAQKVKVACVGNSVTAGYLLPNPKQESYPAQLQQLLGDQYLVGNFGHSGATLLKKGHNPYFKTKEFNDALNFQADIVIIHLGLNDTDPRNWPNYKGDFQADYQWLIDSLKKGNPKLKIYCCKLSPIFSGHPRFKSGTRDWYGQAQDKIEGVAKANQFELIDLNNALNNRPELFADNLHPDINGAGIIAKTVYAHITGNFGGFKLNTLFADHMVLQRDRPIPVYGTANAGDWIEVQFNHITRRTITDRNGQWKVFFKPMKFGGPYLLKVKSNQHAVWLKDVMIGDVWLCSGQSNMAFPLKSSATAQATLSRLNKNLPVRLLKYNLLAETDNIAWDEKTLKQVNELNYFAGTWAKPDENNVGSFSAVAYYFGEKVVSNTQIPIGLIQMAVGGSTLESWMDRKTLEHDNLLVDLLANWRKSDFIQDWVRGRANVNLKNALIPKQRHPYEPAYNYEAGISNLIGFPIKGVIWYQGESNAHNIELYNHEFPLLVKSWREKWNGNFPFYSVQLSSIDRPSWPFFRDAQRKLQAVIPNSGMAVSSDLGDSLNVHPTHKKEIGERLALLALKNTYHQNISAIGPVAVKAVRKGNTIMINFSHAKRLMLGNGPVLKGFEVADEKGNHLPIRATIINNQVHLIVPAQLKIKQVLYAWQPFTRANLINEAKLPASTFSISIN
- a CDS encoding N-acylglucosamine 2-epimerase, translated to MSYTTQALQKLAAFYKNQLLNNTVPFWFPRSFDQEHGGYLFMRDRDGSLIDDDKAVWIQGRAAWLLSTLCNTIEPKQAWLDGAKSGIDFLNNHCFDSDGQMFFHVTREGQPIRKRRYYFSETFAVIANAAYAKASGDEAAAEKARYLFGKCIEYATTPGLLPAKFTGTRPVKGIGVPMIMMNTAQQLRETVGDPRCDEWISTWIEEIKNDFVKDDIQCVMEQVAPDGSIIDHIDGRTLNPGHAIEGAWFILHEAKYRNNDPELIKLGCKMLDYMWARGWDKEYGGILYFKDVYNKPVQEYWQDMKFWWPQNETIIATLLAYTLTGDEKYARWHKMVHDYAYDKFHDQEHGEWFGYLHRDGTVAQTAKGNLFKGPFHLPRQEWYCAQLLQGMGY
- a CDS encoding DUF4440 domain-containing protein, which gives rise to MEQKPPLPPFTHETAVQKVQMAEDAWNSRDPGRVCMAYTINTEWRNRSEFINGREEVKAFLSGKWEKELDYKLRKELWSFTENRIAVRFEYEWHNEAGQWYRSYGNELWEFDENGLMQKRYASINDMQIAEQDRHL
- a CDS encoding hydrolase is translated as MKKLIWSALIMAVVFGKSNLMAQSISTTSKSASETANVHYRRVSINGLNVFYREAGPLGAPTVLLLHGFPSSSHMFRNLIPILSKKYHVIAPDLPGFGYSDLPERTTFDYTFDNLAKTMQTFVDELKLKRFAIYVFDYGAPTGYRLALANPEKITGIISQNGNAYVEGLSEGWNPIRRYWENDTQANRAALRDFLTLEATQSQYLTGVNDPSVIAPESYTLDQYFLDRPGVAEIQLDLFKDYKNNVALYPKFQEYFRTYKPKILAVWGNKDPFFLPAGAEAYKKDQPDAKVKFYNTGHFALESHVVEIGDEILKFLATLPK
- a CDS encoding LysR family transcriptional regulator, producing MNTNDLNLFEAVAHHGSFTRAAEAMFTVQSNVTARIKNLEEEFGTPLFTRTSRKVALTAAGETLMQYSKQLNHIISEAKRAIGKSDLVRGQIKIGFLETMMTIKGPELVNELAAKFPFVELEFKSAMRPTLLNDVINYRLDAAFVPAPIDVQELHQIKIKEEEIVVVAPGDCKTLDDLLNKKPVKTIVFDQGCVFRARLESWLVSKGIDQYHKTVMNSIEGVVNFIESGIGFSFLPKEIISSFYRGKNIKTFALPRELGLMTTLFVYRKDLPLTPALQGFISLFEEGNKN